Proteins from a genomic interval of Tenacibaculum sp. SZ-18:
- a CDS encoding response regulator: MKILAIDDQKLVLIPLENRLKELGYEVFCETDANKGIELFNEIEPDLVIVDINMPSLPGIEVVKYIRVEKKSKTPIMVLSGNTDDQMITEGFDLGIDDYMKKPLSLSEVYARVKRLIGAPKVSSKSNIYSGDVIIQERCVGVVIPCYNEEKRLLSNEFTNFIDKHTGYHLCFVNDGSKDKTLEVLHSIRKGREDFITVYDCEKNGGKAEAVRQGMLHMLQEEDLDYIGFLDADLSTDLRDFDDLVNTIQNSDYKIVSGSRISRMGANITKESARKIISQTINYIIRKILSMDFKDTQCGAKIFHRDVIEISFKDKFVSKWIFDVEIFRRVTLHYGLDKAKRMLCEQPLKRWIHADGSKLSMRDSVKIIFQLGQIAWYYNVKRTPSIA; this comes from the coding sequence ATGAAAATATTGGCTATCGATGACCAAAAGCTTGTATTAATTCCCTTAGAAAATCGATTAAAAGAGTTAGGCTATGAAGTTTTTTGTGAAACGGATGCAAATAAAGGAATTGAGCTTTTTAATGAGATTGAGCCAGACCTAGTAATTGTAGATATTAATATGCCAAGCTTACCTGGTATAGAGGTTGTTAAATACATAAGAGTTGAGAAAAAATCAAAAACACCAATAATGGTTTTGTCAGGGAATACAGATGACCAAATGATAACGGAAGGATTTGATTTAGGTATTGACGATTATATGAAAAAACCTTTGAGTTTATCGGAAGTTTACGCAAGAGTAAAAAGATTGATTGGAGCTCCTAAAGTTTCATCTAAATCAAATATTTACAGCGGAGATGTTATTATCCAAGAAAGATGTGTTGGGGTTGTAATTCCTTGTTATAATGAAGAAAAAAGGTTACTCAGTAATGAGTTTACGAATTTTATAGACAAGCATACAGGGTATCATTTGTGTTTCGTAAACGATGGAAGTAAGGACAAAACTTTAGAAGTCTTACATTCTATTCGAAAAGGTAGAGAAGATTTTATTACAGTTTATGACTGTGAAAAAAATGGAGGTAAGGCGGAAGCAGTTCGGCAAGGAATGCTTCATATGTTACAAGAGGAAGATTTGGATTATATAGGATTTCTGGACGCTGATTTATCTACTGATTTAAGAGATTTTGATGATTTAGTAAATACAATTCAAAATTCTGATTATAAAATTGTAAGTGGTTCACGGATTAGTAGGATGGGAGCTAATATCACAAAAGAGTCTGCACGAAAAATTATTAGTCAAACGATTAATTATATCATCAGAAAAATTCTTTCAATGGATTTCAAGGATACACAATGTGGAGCAAAAATTTTCCATAGAGACGTCATTGAAATATCTTTTAAAGATAAGTTTGTTTCGAAGTGGATTTTCGACGTTGAAATATTTAGAAGAGTAACCTTACATTATGGTTTAGATAAGGCAAAACGAATGCTTTGCGAACAGCCTTTAAAAAGATGGATTCATGCAGATGGAAGTAAATTATCCATGCGTGATTCTGTTAAAATCATATTCCAATTAGGACAGATTGCATGGTATTATAATGTAAAACGGACACCAAGTATCGCTTAA